From a region of the Penaeus vannamei isolate JL-2024 chromosome 2, ASM4276789v1, whole genome shotgun sequence genome:
- the Prp16 gene encoding pre-mRNA-splicing factor ATP-dependent RNA helicase PRP16 isoform X3, whose translation MAHILEGSSGGVGGLIVRKVKKEEDNDSVFKKPAIPVRGSILGLDKLAALKRKIREDNDKESSRRKVKRDSSSDSDDGSDSDEEYGKESRKEDKGKQREYRSRYDETPTYTGGVNREVRDRLTEKQKKHKDRYVSASTKDRKERDRDRDRDRDREDRDRYRDSRKREYDRDRRDNYYRDGKRDRERYGDKSERYGDRSERYGDKSERYYQDRSKRGDRSERRGDYGNSSERSGYSERSGMGDWSERSNRTPRFSDAPETPRIPGVKDTPSHSSWDDEDNSITPSKTSSWDLPTPSSQHRSRDNDWSFRSGNHSVRERNSPSRRDFHDSDKTPLPTPSYKYNSWMSERDGKMNREFDDEEERERWEEEEKRLDRQWYDMDQGYDDTNNPFADVSQEYERKKNEKLEKNKKKMSAKQRQIHKDNELWETNRMLTSGVVQKIDYDEDFEEEFTNRVHILVHNIVPPFLDGRIVFTKQPEPVIPVKDSTSDMAQVSRKGSAAVKSRREQRERRKAAKKEWELAGTQLGNLIGVKKEDERDDRKIEEGETDYKADQKFAEHMKDANEASSDFAKKKSIKEQRQFLPVFAVREELLRIIRENSVVIIVGETGSGKTTQLTQYLHEDGYSTLGMIGCTQPRRVAAMSVAKRVSDEMGTHLGEEVGYAIRFEDCTSEKTIIKYMTDGILLRESLRESDLDNYSAIIMDEAHERSLSTDVLFGLLREVVARRHDLKLIVTSATMDSQKFATFFGEVPVFTIPGRTFPVEVFFSRNVVEDYVEAAVKQALQIHLQAEEGDILVFMPGQEDIEVTCELIVEKLDEIDNAPQLAVLPIYSQLPSDLQAKIFQRAPDGLRKCVVATNIAETSLTVDGIKYVVDSGYCKLKVFNPRVGMDGLQVYPVSQANANQRMGRAGRTGPGMCYRLYTERQYKDELLATTVPEIQRTNLANVVLLLKSLGVEDLLKFHFMDPPPQDNLLNSQYQLWTLGALDNTGMLTKLGRAMVEFPLDPALSKMLLAGVEMHCSEEILTIVSMLSVPALFYRPKGREEEADAMREKFQVPESDHLTYLNIYRQWRLQKYSMNWCNKHFLHFKALKKVREVRQQLHDIMEQQKLKVISCGMDEDLVRKCICAAYFHQACRLKGIGEYVNLRTGTPCHLHPTSALFGMGYTPDYIVYHELVMTSKEYMQCVTAVEGGWLAEVGGKFYSINEGGASRMEKRRQALAHKAAMEAEMDRAQDTLKARAEEKQRREESSRRQQVYDVGTPRRVQTSARFGI comes from the coding sequence ATGGCACACATCTTGGAAGGTTCCTCGGGAGGTGTTGGAGGCCTCATCGtaaggaaagtgaagaaggaagaagataatgacTCGGTGTTCAAAAAGCCAGCCATTCCTGTCAGGGGCTCCATCCTTGGCCTGGACAAACTGGCTGCCCTGAAGAGGAAGATCCGGGAGGATAATGACAAGGAGAGTagtaggaggaaggtgaagagagattCATCCAGTGACAGTGATGATGGCAGTGACAGCGATGAGGAGTATGGAAAGGAGTCAAGAAAAGAGGACAAGGGAAAGCAAAGGGAGTACAGGTCTAGGTATGATGAAACACCGACATACACTGGGGGCGTCAACCGTGAAGTTAGAGACCGActcacagaaaaacagaaaaagcacAAAGACAGGTATGTCAGTGCATCAaccaaagacagaaaggaaagagatagagacagagacagagatagagacagagaagaccgGGATAGATATAGGGACAGTAGGAAAAGAGAATATGATAGAGATAGGAGAGACAATTATTACAGAGATGgtaaaagagatagggaaagatatGGTGATAAAAGTGAGAGATATGGTGATAGAAGTGAGAGATATGGTGATAAAAGTGAAAGATATTACCAAGACCGAAGTAAACGAGGAGacaggagtgagagaagaggtgaTTATGGAAACAGTTCAGAAAGATCAGGTTATTCTGAGAGGTCAGGAATGGGTGACTGGTCTGAGAGATCCAACAGGACACCAAGGTTCTCTGATGCCCCAGAAACGCCACGGATTCCAGGAGTGAAAGatactccttctcattcttcatgggatgatgaagataattccATTACTCCTTCAAAGACTTCTTCTTGggaccttcccactccctcttcccaacATCGATCCAGAGACAATGACTGGTCATTCCGCAGTGGAAATCATTCAGTGCGAGAGAGAAATTCTCCTAGCAGGAGGGACTTCCATGACAGTGATAAGACTCCACTTCCAACACCATCATACAAGTACAATTCTTGGATGAGtgaaagagatgggaagatgaATAGAGAatttgatgatgaagaagagagagagagatgggaagaagaagagaaacgattAGATAGACAGTGGTATGACATGGATCAAGGTTATGATGACACAAATAACCCATTTGCTGATGTGTCCCAGGaatatgagaggaagaaaaatgagaaactggaaaagaacaagaaaaagatgagTGCAAAGCAGAGGCAAATTCATAAGGATAATGAATTGTGGGAGACAAATAGGATGTTGACCAGTGGTGTTGTACAGAAgattgattatgatgaggattttGAAGAAGAATTTACCAACAGGGTCCATATTTTGGTGCACAACATTGTGCCCCCATTCTTGGATGGCCGTATAGTTTTCACAAAGCAACCAGAGCCTGTGATTCCAGTCAAAGATTCTACATCAGATATGGCACAGGTGTCTAGGAAAGGTTCTGCTGCTGTCAAGAGCAGGAGGGAACAACGCGAACGTAGGAAAGCTGCCAAAAAGGAATGGGAACTTGCTGGTACACAGTTAGGAAATCTTATTGGTGTcaaaaaagaggatgagagagatgacaggaagattgaagagggagaaacagattaCAAAGCTGATCAAAAATTTGCAGAACACATGAAGGATGCAAATGAAGCATCTAGTGACTTTGCTAAAAAGAAGTCCATCAAGGAGCAGCGACAATTTCTCCCAGTTTTTGCAGTAAGGGAAGAACTACTGCGAATTATTAGAGAGAATTCAGTTGTAATCATTGTTGGTGAAACAGGAAGTGGGAAGACGACTCAGTTGACTCAATACCTTCATGAGGATGGTTACAGTACACTTGGCATGATTGGATGTACACAGCCAAGGCGAGTGGCTGCAATGTCAGTGGCCAAGCGAGTGTCTGATGAAATGGGTACACACCTTGGAGAAGAAGTTGGTTATGCCATTCGTTTTGAAGATTGTACAAGTGAAAAGACAATCATAAAATACATGACTGATGGAATATTGCTCAGAGAGTCATTGCGTGAGAGTGATTTAGATAATTATAGTGCAATTATTATGGATGAGGCTCATGAACGTTCCCTAAGTACAGATGTATTGTTTGGTTTGTTGCGTGAAGTTGTGGCTCGAAGACATGATTTGAAGTTGATTGTTACATCTGCTACAATGGATTCACAAAAATTTGCTACGTTCTTTGGTGAAGTACCAGTGTTTACCATTCCTGGCAGAACATTTCCTGTTGAGGTATTTTTTTCACGTAATGTAGTTGAGGATTATGTAGAAGCAGCAGTGAAGCAAGCTCTCCAAATTCATCTTCAAGCTGAGGAAGGAGATATTCTGGTATTCATGCCAGGACAGGAAGATATTGAGGTCACCTGTGAACTTATTGTGGAAAAAttagatgaaattgataatgccCCCCAGTTAGCCGTTCTTCCCATCTATTCTCAGCTTCCTTCAGATCTCCAAGCAAAGATTTTCCAACGTGCACCTGATGGTCTTCGCAAATGTGTTGTGGCTACAAACATCGCTGAAACATCTCTTACTGTAGATGGTATTAAGTATGTTGTTGATTCAGGTTACTGCAAGCTGAAGGTTTTCAATCCAAGGGTAGGTATGGATGGCCTTCAGGTTTATCCAGTGTCACAGGCCAATGCCAACCAGAGAATGGGCAGAGCAGGGCGTACTGGTCCTGGTATGTGCTATCGCTTGTACACAGAAAGACAGTATAAGGATGAACTGTTGGCAACTACAGTTCCAGAGATACAGCGTACAAATCTGGCAAATGTGGTGCTTTTACTGAAATCTCTTGGTGTAGAAGACCTGCTTAAATTTCATTTCATGGATCCTCCTCCTCAGGATAACTTGCTAAACTCTCAGTATCAGTTGTGGACTCTAGGTGCCTTGGATAACACTGGTATGCTAACAAAGTTAGGAAGAGCAATGGTAGAGTTTCCACTTGATCCAGCACTTTCAAAAATGTTGTTGGCAGGTGTAGAAATGCATTGCTCAGAAGAAATTTTAACAATTGTTTCCATGTTGTCTGTTCCAGCACTCTTCTACCGTCccaaaggtagggaggaggaagctgATGCAATGCGTGAAAAATTTCAGGTACCAGAGTCTGACCATCTgacttatttgaatatatatagacagtggCGTCTGCAGAAATATTCCATGAATTGGTGTAATAAGCATTTCTTACATTTTAAAGCtctgaaaaaagtaagagaagtaAGACAACAGTTACATGACATCATGGAACAACAAAAGCTAAAGGTAATTAGTTGTGGTATGGATGAAGACTTAGTACGCAAGTGTATATGTGCTGCATACTTCCATCAAGCTTGTCGCCTGAAAGGGATTGGTGAATATGTTAACCTTCGTACAGGAACACCTTGCCACCTCCACCCTACTTCAGCTCTGTTTGGTATGGGATACACGCCTGATTACATTGTGTACCACGAATTGGTAATGACAAGTAAAGAGTACATGCAGTGTGTCACAGCAGTGGAAGGAGGGTGGTTAGCTGAAGTGGGAGGTAAATTTTATAGTATTAATGAGGGTGGAGCATCTCGGATGGAAAAACGCCGCCAGGCTCTTGCGCACAAAGCTGCCATGGAAGCAGAGATGGACAGAGCCCAGGACACACTGAAGGCAAGAGCAGAAGAGAAGCAGCGAAGAGAAGAATCATCTCGTCGCCAACAAGTGTATGATGTTGGCACACCCAGGCGTGTGCAGACTTCAGCGCGATTTGGCATTTAA